A stretch of DNA from Castor canadensis chromosome 2, mCasCan1.hap1v2, whole genome shotgun sequence:
TCATATTCAGAAAGCTTTGGTTAAAAAGAAGttaatatactttaataaaaCCATCCCCAAATTTAGTGAATCTcaatagccaaaaagaaaaaaaaacaaaacaataaacccAAACCCCCACACCATTCCCCCCCAAAggagaaacaataaaaagagtATGGACAAATAAATAACTGAACTTGGTGCTCTTTTCAGAGTATAAATACTATTAATCTTTAAAGGAACTATGCttacttaaataaaaattcaatttaaccCTTCTTGCCCAAATATAAATACTATATCCTGACAGTTAACCTCTCTATATAAACACtcacataaaattttatatgcCTGTAAGAAATTTAAGTAAATATTATTCTTCTATTTATggttaaaacattatttttgaaaaaaaatttagatgtTATTTAGGCTTCATACACACTTCTGTGTAAATAATTCCTTCCCCTTTTCCAAGTCCCTTGGGAAATAAGTCAGAAAGCCAGTGGAGTTAAAAACAGAGTGAGGGGCTCTGGGAAGCCGCCCCAGTGACCCAAGTTGACATCAGCAGGAGCCAAAATTCCTGCGGAAGATTCTGGAAGGACCTTAGTGGCAGAGGAGGCTCTTGAATGTAAAGGGTTTCTTGGAAACTCCCCCTTTACACCATGGAAGATGTACCCTTATACTTGCAGACGTGGTCTCTGATGTCAGATTCCCACCCCTCGTGTGActaaaatcatcttttaaaagCCTGCATCCCCACACCAtcacttgtttttaaaatatgcacacatgtacatcatactgttccttcttccttctcccttctcccactggggattatttgaaagaaaacacaaaattaaacaaaaatagctCAATATTCCTGAACACAAAAGCCAAACAATCttctaaatatttaacaaaataaattacAATCCACAGTTTTCTAGTGAAGATAAATACAAGAGTAAATGTTTGCACCTAGCATCAACTTCACCTTAAaggcttaaaatatttaaataagagaAGCTGGTTCAATACTGAATACCTCTCTCCTTCTCCTAGCCACTGTCTGCCATGTATAGACAATAGTAGCATTTGGGACAAGTCTAGAATCAATTCATTCTGAGCTGAACTCTTAGGGTTCCTAGATTATACAAAGAACATAAAACATTCAAATAATGCTCCATGTCCTCACATGGGGAATTTGCCTTTGCTTCAGATACAACCTTTGGGTCCtctgtataaataaatgctagatttcaataaatattcttgTTACAGATTTGTTCTCAAAGTATTAGAATTCCAAGTTGAGACTGAATCCATATGACAACTGAATCATgtaaaatgagcctctctcaaccacCTCCCAAAGGTGACATTTTAAcaagctttctttttgttttctttttgtttttaaatatacatgaTGGTTTAAGTCCACAGCACCAATCAATCATTCAACTTTGTATGAAGCATAAACACATCTATTCTTAAATTTACCAAAAAAGCAAAGTATAATTTAGGGAGAGTTCTGTTTCTAATTCTAAATTcacatgtcaaaaaaaaaattcaacatgctGATTTCTAGATATGACCAGCCAGTCTTTTACACATAATTTTGTAAACAGCAGCATAAATACCTCCCGACGTACCTTCCAAGCCTTCTCAGTTAAACTTGTGTTTCTGGTGCACATGCGACACGACAGTGAACACGCGAgcatttaatttaaagaaaaaggtgCAAAATGAAAGTGCCTTATCAATTCAACAGGAAAAGCTACACCAGTAAActacattttatattaattaaaacaatatataaacaaTATCTCTTTTAGCTATATATAGTCTTCATGCCCATTTACCCTGTAATATATTATAATGCTATTGTTTCTAGTGCTATGGACCCCTTTCGTGCCATCCTGCTGATTGGCAATAATCGGTGAGAAAATAGAAACTTCCTTCATGAAACAAAGAGCAAGTTGTGCAAAGTAATGCTGCAACCTCCGCTATGCACACCAGTCACCGATTATTGATGGACTCTCTGTTGTAACTGACAGATTGGTGACTGTAGAAAGTCTGTGGGCAGTGAGctacaagaaaaggaaattctcCAACTTTAGTACCCTCCTTCTGTTGTAAACAGAGGTCAACGCTCAAGAAGTCAAGACAGAAAAAGGGTCCATATCTGTAGGCATAATGGAAATCATATGCATGAGAAAAACAAGTTCAACTTTATTTGTTTTCACTGTTCCCCTCCTTTGCCTGACCCCGATCACCAAAAGATGTGCAGTGTATTGGCGCTCCAGGGCTGTGCAGGGCCATAGAAAGtgtcttggttattttttttttcattttcttttttcatgtttgtACTTCAGACATTCTAGAAGTGTTTAGGTGATACATTTACCCATCAATTTGCATTGCTGGCTCAAATTCTGAAGTGAACAACTCCTTGTACAATGGAGGAAAGTGAAGTCGCACAATGTCTGGATATATTGCTTTAAATGCTGTTAGCTTTTCTGTATGTCGTCCACATAAGGCTCTTAACGTAGACACCTTGCATATTAACTGTAAGTGGGAGAAAGGACATGGTCTCAGGAAAGGACAGgcataagaataaaaattcaagGAATCTGGATGATCTTTATCTACAATTTTGTTTGTAAAGGTAAAATACACTTAAAGCAACTTAAACCTCCAGTCAGGGAGGTGCTGATGTAGTACAAAAACATACACGATGATCTAGTCATGTCGCAGAATGCTAGAAATACACTGACTGCTATTTTGACCTGACTGCTAATTTAACCTAAAAAAGTATTCATAAGAAAAAGTTAGCCCCACTCATCAGTGCAGGAGTCCAGATAAGAACCCAAGGCTCTCACCTCCTCCCTAATCCAGGGTGCTTTCTGCTCTACCATCCCAAACCCTGCCCCATGGGAAAAGAAGAGAACTGATGATGGAGAAGTGGGAGAGAGGATAGTCCTGGATGGTTTGGGCACTACAACTAGAAAGGAGAGGGCATGACCTACATGTTTTATCCAGAAGGAGTACTAGCCAATTCCAGGGACAACATGTGTCTTCTGGATAAAGAGCTTTTCCATATATAATTAAGCCATCTGGGTCTCAGCAAAAGAACAGTCAGAAGGCCTGAACGGAAGTCCCAGCATTGACCAGTTACCCACTGAAGGTTAGAACAGGATTTGCAAAGACACTTGTTATCTCTAAAGCACCACACAAAGGTAACATACTTATGGTTTCAGCCCAGAATGAGCCTCTCTAGGAAATGTTTTCACTAgatctttttcatgtgttaggtgctctctacaacaaaagaaGTTAATAGTGCTCTTGCATTTGAGTAACAAGATGGAGAGGAGTGAAGCTGCTGATGGATCTTCACCTTCCATTTCCCATTCCTGCCTTAATTACTCATGTAGCAAGTGCAAAATCAAATACAAGACAGCAATTAACCCACAAATTCTCCTTTATGACCTAACCTAGctatcaggaaaaaaaacagcTAAATAACAGCTgttattatatatgttataaaaaCAGCTAACCATTTCAAATCTCCTTCCCCtataataaaacacataaaataatctAAGACTATCAAACAGGCATTAACACTGAAGgacattaatatattttaaaacggCATCCTGCCTTTTTATTGTGAAAGATAATAGCAAAAGGTGGAGTCTTATGCTTTTAATACAGAGTAGTAGAaagaaattgataaagaaaatagaaaagttaaTATTGATTACTAATGAACTTAATGGAAAGAGAACTAATACTAGAATATATGGTTACTCTAACTCTTTTAGTCCTTCATAATGTCTTCCTTCTAAATTCAGAGATGGTTCTTCTACTTTACATTAATGCAGAATGTTAACTTTGTTTTATGCCCAACTTTGATGAAATAGGAAGAGATTTCTGAGTGTATTAATGcttaaaaattttctgttttcctgaaagTGCCCTATTATTTCAGGATACTTTGTGATCaatgataataattaaaatttaacctAAGTAATGAGAATTCTGGCTCAACAGAATTCTTTGAAATGAGGTTTGTTTTTTAGTAGCCTGTGGCATATTTATATTTTGCAGGTCTGATCACATGACTTACAAGGGCATCTGGCAAGCATGATCTATGCCCAAGGACTATTTGGGCCATGCTACCTGAAACCCTTTGGCTCTCACCTTTGTTAGTATCCCATCTTCTCGGTGATTCTTCTGTAGGACGTGTTGAAGAGCTAGCTGAATTTTCTGTTGCAGTTTTTCAATTTTTACCTTTTCCTGCAGCCATGAGCGATCTAAACATAAACAATGGTACTCTTTAGTATTGTTCCTCCAACATGGTGTGAGACTACTCCATTCCCCCTTGACTCTTAGATGTGATTATTATACCACAATGCATGTTTAGAAAGTCATGGACCAGTTTCATActtctttcaaaattttctctTAAAGGGGTGGGAAAGTGATCTATGACAGTTATAAACCAGACTGTTAACCTTTCTATTTTTACTGATGTTTAAAGGAAGGCAGGATCCTCCCCTCTTAAAGGGTAGACATTTAAATTGAAGACCATACTCATATAACTGCCAATGAATCCATCATGGCCCCTTGAGgctttcaaatatatttcttgCTGAAATATTTCTATCAATCCTGCTAACCTTTTTTTGGCAAATATGAAATCACCTAATAACACAAGGCAACTAAAGTTGTCAATAGAGTTCCAAATGACCTAACGGTGGTTAATTCAGAATAAAGTGTTTTTGAGTAAGAATTCCAAATAGAAGATAGCAAATTTGCAAAAGTGATTGGCTTCAAGAGGCAGCACTGGTTGAAAATGTAGATTAATTTAAGATGACAATAAGTGGATTTTAAGAAGAGATAGAGAGTCTTAAAAAGGCATGTTATTTTGGAGGGTATTGTTAAGAAGGTCCATCCTACTCAACCATAGCGTTTGTCTGGGTATGTGGAGGTTAATTCTGTACGGCTCTTTAGTTCTCACTTTTTAAGGTTATATCTGAAAGACATGAGAtctttttaaaagagttttatgtatgtatatgtagagGGTGTTCTTTGAAACGTTTTAAATTAGATTTAACAAGGGCGGCAGCTGCTCTGGGGAGCCCCTCACATGTTCTATAGCCAATAAAAGTTATGTACCTTGTAAAATTCTTTACCTGGACAGTTTTGaaaccattttgttttatttggttgtCTTACCTGCTGACATCAGTACAAATGCAGAAAATAATGCAATTTCATCTTCAGTTAGGTGCATAGAACATAAACTCTTTCCAAATTCAAACACAAAGCTAATAAAGTCTTCACAACCtgccaaaatgaaaataaagatgtttttaagATTTTGGTTATTATCCTATGAGAGAACTATGGAACAAGGTGATGAAAGAGCTAGTAGCTGAAGATCAAGTGAGACAGTAAGAACATTTCTACAGTTCAATAGTTAGAAATCTCAGCATCACCATCACCAAcagtcaccatcaccaccaccattaccaccacaAATAAAGTATCCAAAATAATGAGAGTGAACTTCTGTTGTATGATTACTATGCCAAGAGATTTCTTTAGGTTTCTCATATTTCAGAACAACCCTGTGAGGaaggcattattattattacccccattttaaagatgagcaaactgagactTGTGGAGATAAGTAAAGTACCTAAGGTCACACATGATGCACAGCCTGAGATTTCAGAGCCCCCATTCTTGACTCATAGGGTCTAGTGCTACAATCTAACTGAAGTGTTAAATGTACTCATTTTTGTTCTCAACTCTGTATTAGATAATACACACTTAAAACTGTTAACAAATGACACAAACTGTTGGTAAAACTATCACAAGTATTTACTGAACCAAAAACAGAATGTACAGGTCACCTAAAATAATAATCCAGTCCTCAAAAGACTGGTTAAGTTTGGTGTCTATTCTTTGAGATTTGCctgttatgtatatatatgtaaatggcgATGGGCTCGACCTACCTACTGTCATGCAACTTTGAAGAACATCACTGAACAACATAGCTTGGGttccttttcacttttcttaATCACTATATTCCATATTATTTAAGTTACAGAAATCCAAAATTATATAGTATATGCCATAGTTTCCCTTAGCTCCACTTTATTTCTTGGACATTGAATTTCCTTCTCATTAATGGTTTTTGTTTGAGGGTTTTGTCAGGAAGGGCAGGCCTTTTGCTTGTTGCTTGGTTAAATGTATCAAATCATATCCTCTAAGTTCTTTGAACATTTGTCTTCtataaatctgtttttttaagGATCTGGAGGGGGAGCTGGAAGGATATCTAATATAAATCACTTCAATTACCAAAGAGATAAAATGAAACTCCAGATCTTTACACTCAGGTGTGTAGGTGTGTAACTTTTCTACAGTGACTAACTATAAAGTAAAATAGTATTAAGCCCTTTAATTTTGTCTTCCAAATAACCAGTTTCCATTTGGTCCAGTGAGAACTTTAATCCAACCCACATCTTTCCCATATCCTGAGATTTCCTTACCTAAGGATCTGAAGACATCGGGGCTGGCATACTTTCCATCAAAGTACACTGCATTGTTCTGAGAGTCAAAGGCACGGCACATTCTGATAAACACCACCTCTAGAGAACCTAAGTAGAGGCAGAATTTGTTTGAGTCATTTGGATCTTAGGAAGCTCATTTCTAAGGTGCTAATGTAGAGACCCTTCTGAGACGGCGCAGTGGTGTGGTGTGCAGTCCTAGGCCGGCAGTCACATCAGCTGTGTCATCTGAGAGGGTAGAGCTTACTACTAGAAGCAAAGACTATTATGCAGAAGCTAAGTTAACTGAAACGAGGTTTGATTTACAAATCACTTCCTTGGCTCATGTCTACCTTGCAATGCAGTCTCAAAGTTCCTAGGCAGCATTTTTCATAGTTATTAAAACAACCAAAATCCAGGGATGACTCCCTAACAATATGGCGGCAGGACTTAGAGGGTAGACAAAACATAGGTGATAGTGAAATTTCAGAATGCCCATGTCCTTCATTTCAGTCTTCTCACCCAGAggagaaacaaaatggaaagactGTTTCTGGCACATAGCgaaaacctttaaaaaagaacacagTTTTTGCTAAGACAAACCTGAGTTATCATCACTGGAGAAAAACCACTCTTGACACCTTCCTTACCAAGCATTTCTTTAACAAGCAGGTGAAAGCAGGTTAGGAAAAGACATCAAAATTCACTTGCAAAGTTCATACCTGCTTTTAGAAGCACAATTTGATCATTTTGACACAGTTCCATAAATCCATCAATGCGTTTGGCAAACTCTACCACATACTGTATAGCTTCTGTAATTTTGATGGCACACAATTGCCACATCACCTCCCGCTGCTGTTAGAGGGAAACACATGAACATATAGGTTACCCAACATCCTTGGCACAATTGGTTGACCaactttcataaattattttggaaatagattttaaaaagctaGATTAAAAAATACACAGTTGCCCTATTATTTGGGTTATAAGGATAGTGTCATGCCTATTCTGTGTCCTCTGAATCCTTCCTCTCTTACCTTTTGGGGAAAATGAGATGGAGAAAGATTTTTATGAACATAGGGAGCTGAGAAGAAGTCAGGAGAGCAAAACGGGTCACTGCTTTAGCCCTGGGCCACAGAGTGGCAAAGTAGAATCttctttcattattttgcttGGGAAATTTAACAGAGTCAGTTAAATTTATTGTGCACCTACTTGAGCTAGATGCTTTATGATAGCCTCATCTCATATTGTTTTCataagaacttttttttcattgttcagAAATGACACAGAAGTTCATAGAAGTTTCACAGCCAGTGTCTCTAGGAGCTGGATTCAAATCCAAGAATCTTGGGCTGTGAAATCCCATTTCATCTACCTTGCAGTTTCTTAGTGTTTTCTTGTCTGTCATTTGTAGCTTTAGCTGCAacttcaaaggcaaacaaagtGAAATGCTGCTATTTCCCAACCTGTCCTGTTAATTTCCTTTTGTATACTCACCCTCCAGTTTAGTCACAGGGTAACCTGGATCTGCTGCACTGTCCACCTATTTCCCCAACCTCAGTTTAAGTCTATGTCTACCAAGAAGACAGTGTCTAAGAAACCCTAAATTAAGAGCCAAGAGTCATGGCCTAGTTCTGACATTTCACTCTCCAGCCACATGACAAGGGATGTTAGTTTCCTCAAATATAACACAAAGGGGAGGATTAACCTAGACAATCCCCATGGTCCTTTCCAAGCCTGAATTCCACAATTACTGGGGAAACCCACAGCATTTTCTTTTGCCAAAGGAAGAGTGAATAATTAGAGGTTCCCCACCTCCAACTTGCCCTCCCATTTTAGTGGCTTCTTGATCAGAGTTGTAGAGAAAAAGGCAGGTGGCAGTCCCATGTGACAAGCTCCTATCATAGGTTCACACCAGAGTTAGGGTCATAGCTGCCAAACCTTATTTTTGTACATGCGTTCTAAATTCCTCCTTGTTTCCTCTGGAAACATGAAGTCAAGATTCTTTGACACCAATTTCTAGGCCTTAAAATCTTCCATGGTGATATTGGGACAAATCTTAATTCATATAGGTTTTTGGAAGTTGTTTGATTGAGTCCCTTGTTACCAATGGAAGGAGGTGTGAGTACACTAATAAAACACAACAGAACTTGTTATTGCTGAAATTCCACATGCTAGCATCTCAGTAAGATGACAAAACCTCAAGGATACAATCAACTCTGGAAGAAAGTTTAAACAGAAACTTGGCGTGTGATGACAGACATTCACTCTTTGCTCTGTTTGTACTCTTGAATAAATCTCCTACACCAACAGCCTTCCCACTGTTGCCTCAATCCTAGGGAAAATCTGCAGATTCTACCTTGTTTTGATAGTTCTCAATCTCCTCCTGCAGGAAGGTCTGCCACATTATCTGCTGGAGCTCTTCTCTCAAGTATTGGCAGGTTTCCAGGTGTGATTTAGAGACATTCTGTGCAAGGTGCTCTAAGGAGAGAACAAGAGATTACAACCATGAAAAGCTACATTCTTTGGATGATCAGCGATTTCTCCACTTAGTATTTGCTATAAAAGTAAAGCAATGTGCTGAATCACTTTTGTATTAGGGAACATGGGGATGGAAGACAGGGACTTTGAAAAGCCAACATTGACTGCAAGAAGAGCCTTGGTGACTTCCAAGACTCTGCTGACCTTGACCTTGTTCTGTGTGCTTACTTCAATGTCTGGGAATTAACAAATATTGACCTACTTAAATATGGAAAATGATTGGTGGCCTTTTCTTGGCATTTTAATAATATCCTGGAAAGGATTATGCTTAAAAAACTAGGAATGCTATTCTTCAATGATGATGACTATGCATTTGTTTCCTGCAAATGCACAGGACACATACTGCTAGGTGCTAACATGTGACTGTGTATTAATGCACTTGTTAAGGGACACAGTCTGGATCTACACTGTCTGGGTCTCTATCTCAGctacttattagctgtgtgatcttgggtgtGATACTTAGCCTTTCTGTGCTTTggcttcctcatttgtaaaaggaagaaaatggtgcCTGTTTCTTAGTGctattgtaagaattaaatgagctgAGCAGTTAGTTAGAACACATAGGGTTATGTAACATGTGGTGTTTCATTACACTTGAATGCAAGGGGTTTGAAGATACGAAAGAAATATATGCCAGAGATGTTTTGTCTAGGAACTCACACTCTATGGCCATGTACAGACACATTGAAAGAATAAATCGAGACAGTAGATGAGAAAGTAGGAAGGTAAATTGCATCACAAGGTAAAGAAAGATAACAGGCACCATCCAGGAAGGGAGAAAGTGGTGTTGACTTGGTAAAATTGAGAATGTTTCTTGGCAGAAGAGAAACATTTGCATTGGATCC
This window harbors:
- the Rora gene encoding nuclear receptor ROR-alpha isoform X3; translation: MEVPHGPGTVLSAQIEIIPCKICGDKSSGIHYGVITCEGCKGFFRRSQQSNATYSCPRQKNCLIDRTSRNRCQHCRLQKCLAVGMSRDAVKFGRMSKKQRDSLYAEVQKHRMQQQQRDHQQQPGEAEPLTPTYNISANGLTELHDDLSTYMDGHTPEGSKADSAVSSFYLDIQPSPDQSGLDINGIKPEPICDYTPASGFFPYCSFTNGETSPTVSMAELEHLAQNVSKSHLETCQYLREELQQIMWQTFLQEEIENYQNKQREVMWQLCAIKITEAIQYVVEFAKRIDGFMELCQNDQIVLLKAGSLEVVFIRMCRAFDSQNNAVYFDGKYASPDVFRSLGCEDFISFVFEFGKSLCSMHLTEDEIALFSAFVLMSADRSWLQEKVKIEKLQQKIQLALQHVLQKNHREDGILTKLICKVSTLRALCGRHTEKLTAFKAIYPDIVRLHFPPLYKELFTSEFEPAMQIDG
- the Rora gene encoding nuclear receptor ROR-alpha isoform X2, whose amino-acid sequence is MESHSKFGISVTKKTHTSQIEIIPCKICGDKSSGIHYGVITCEGCKGFFRRSQQSNATYSCPRQKNCLIDRTSRNRCQHCRLQKCLAVGMSRDAVKFGRMSKKQRDSLYAEVQKHRMQQQQRDHQQQPGEAEPLTPTYNISANGLTELHDDLSTYMDGHTPEGSKADSAVSSFYLDIQPSPDQSGLDINGIKPEPICDYTPASGFFPYCSFTNGETSPTVSMAELEHLAQNVSKSHLETCQYLREELQQIMWQTFLQEEIENYQNKQREVMWQLCAIKITEAIQYVVEFAKRIDGFMELCQNDQIVLLKAGSLEVVFIRMCRAFDSQNNAVYFDGKYASPDVFRSLGCEDFISFVFEFGKSLCSMHLTEDEIALFSAFVLMSADRSWLQEKVKIEKLQQKIQLALQHVLQKNHREDGILTKLICKVSTLRALCGRHTEKLTAFKAIYPDIVRLHFPPLYKELFTSEFEPAMQIDG
- the Rora gene encoding nuclear receptor ROR-alpha isoform X4, with the protein product MMYFVIAAMKAQIEIIPCKICGDKSSGIHYGVITCEGCKGFFRRSQQSNATYSCPRQKNCLIDRTSRNRCQHCRLQKCLAVGMSRDAVKFGRMSKKQRDSLYAEVQKHRMQQQQRDHQQQPGEAEPLTPTYNISANGLTELHDDLSTYMDGHTPEGSKADSAVSSFYLDIQPSPDQSGLDINGIKPEPICDYTPASGFFPYCSFTNGETSPTVSMAELEHLAQNVSKSHLETCQYLREELQQIMWQTFLQEEIENYQNKQREVMWQLCAIKITEAIQYVVEFAKRIDGFMELCQNDQIVLLKAGSLEVVFIRMCRAFDSQNNAVYFDGKYASPDVFRSLGCEDFISFVFEFGKSLCSMHLTEDEIALFSAFVLMSADRSWLQEKVKIEKLQQKIQLALQHVLQKNHREDGILTKLICKVSTLRALCGRHTEKLTAFKAIYPDIVRLHFPPLYKELFTSEFEPAMQIDG
- the Rora gene encoding nuclear receptor ROR-alpha isoform X5; the protein is MAQIEIIPCKICGDKSSGIHYGVITCEGCKGFFRRSQQSNATYSCPRQKNCLIDRTSRNRCQHCRLQKCLAVGMSRDAVKFGRMSKKQRDSLYAEVQKHRMQQQQRDHQQQPGEAEPLTPTYNISANGLTELHDDLSTYMDGHTPEGSKADSAVSSFYLDIQPSPDQSGLDINGIKPEPICDYTPASGFFPYCSFTNGETSPTVSMAELEHLAQNVSKSHLETCQYLREELQQIMWQTFLQEEIENYQNKQREVMWQLCAIKITEAIQYVVEFAKRIDGFMELCQNDQIVLLKAGSLEVVFIRMCRAFDSQNNAVYFDGKYASPDVFRSLGCEDFISFVFEFGKSLCSMHLTEDEIALFSAFVLMSADRSWLQEKVKIEKLQQKIQLALQHVLQKNHREDGILTKLICKVSTLRALCGRHTEKLTAFKAIYPDIVRLHFPPLYKELFTSEFEPAMQIDG